In Esox lucius isolate fEsoLuc1 chromosome 22, fEsoLuc1.pri, whole genome shotgun sequence, the genomic window AAAAGATAGAAGGAGCATGTGGTTTACACGatggtctgtgtgtttctattgAAAGGAGTTGCCCAAACAATCGGCCAGTCATCTAAATAGGGTCATTCTAAAAACAGGCATGGACGCAAAAGACGCACATAGACAGGGACAACTGACATGGAAGAGACAGTACAGACACAAAGACTGGGGTTCCCAAACATGTTTGGCTGGGGACCGCTTTTGTGATTGCAAATTAATCCCGCAGCCCGAGTGCAATAAGCATTGTTCTATAATGACCTCAGAAGAGCATGGCTGAACGAAACATCTTAGGCCCAGGgaagaaacattttcaatggaaGCCTCTTGAAAattgtgaggggaaaaaatgcaATTCAAAGTAAATTTCCTGTAGCATTACATTTTGCCATAAGGCTGACcgaaaataaagttgaatggTTAAATTCTAGTGAAGCCATGTTTTACATGGTGCTGCGTACACGTACTGTAAATCTGTGTAAGCCACCCTGGCCCATGTTGCCCATGGTTAATAAGGTAAATGGCTGAACAATAATCTTAAATTGTATTGTCCGTAGCCCATGTTCATCCAGCGATCAAAGCGGCTGACTCTGGTGGACATGTACAGCTGCAGCATGATTTCAAATCAtgacccactgctctttcagaaaaGACTCCTCCAACCATCCCCATATTTCTGTCCAATGAAGTATACTGGACAAAAGTATATAGGTAACATGCAAAAAGTTGGTCCCATGTTAAACGAGCTGTAATGAAAGAACCCAAAAACATATGCACAAAAAGCATATTTCTCTCAAAAGGAACATTTGTGTACAACACTGTTAGGGAGCATTGACCGATTTCAAGTAAAACTTGACACAATCGTTGAAATTGTGGTGTTTATATGTAAAAATAGGCCACGGTACCTCCTGCCCCGAAGTTGAGGACATATTGAGTGAAGAGAGCGTCCAGCTCGTCGTACTGGACCAGGGCGTCCTCAAACTGCTGCAGCATCTCAAAAACAAAGGCCAACTCCTCCTGCGAAATACACAGCCATTCAGGATGGACACAAACCCAAGAGACGGGCGAGGACAACTGACTGGTGCCGGGAGGGCCCCACCTGAACCATGAAGTAGTCGCAGAAGCTCCAGCCGGGCTCGGTGCGCTTCTCGCGGAGCGTGCGCATGTCGTCCTCGAAGCGGCCCAGGTTCTTCGTGAAGGACATCAACAGCAGGGTGCGGAGCTTGGTCAGGAAGGAGCTCCACGACTCCTGGGACCGCGAAGACTCCTTCAGTGGGTCCGACAGTACCACACACCTGCATTGGGGAGAAGACCGGAAAATAATCCTGAGGGAGTTGATGGaagggggggttgggggtgcaAACAGGTGGTGTAACAGGAAGGAAGAAAACATGCAGCAAAATGCATAAGAGCATCGCCATCCCCGACCTGTCGCTCTGCTTGTTGCAGAAGTCGTTGCGGATCTTGTCCACGATGGAGGTGCGCGGCAGGATGTTGGTCTTGTTCTTCTTCTTGGCGTCGCTCTCCACCACCACGATGAGCCAGTCCACAGAGCTGTGCAGCCGCAGGATGTTCTGCCATCGCTGCATGTCCTCTTTCACTGATGCCTTGTACACCTCCGTgtcctgagacacacacacacacacagacagacagacaaaatgtaagagtaacacaaaaacacccagctGCAGCTATTGGTTTAGTATTTCAGTGATTCAGTGTTGAATGAATGATACAGTTTCACACCAGAAATGACACCCATTTGTTGGGTAGGCTTAGACTAAACCAAATATAAACTCAGGTTGGCTACTCACACAACAGTCTGTCCAATATATATGCAGAAAGGGGAAGGTGAGCAAGGCTTTGTTTCCATCCTTGGGAAGCAGCTCCTCTTTGAACTGAACAAAATTGGCCTCGAGGTGAATCATCTTTGGTGCACGCCCATAGGACCTTTAGAGGAGGGATTGGTATGAGAATTAGGGAACTTAAAGCAGTCAGCATCACTTTACCAGAAACATACATATCTGATAGTGTCAACATCTAGGTATCCCAACAGCTTACCTCCTCCACTCCATTGGCTCCTTTGGTAGCTGCTGTGCCAGAGAGGTGTAAAGGGAAGTGAACAGGCTCTGGTCGCCAGCACCTGTTTGTTAAAGCAGAGGACGAGTAGTAAGAAAGCGAAAGAAGAGAAGTAATTAAATGTGTGTGCTTCCAATTGGCATCTCATTCTGTCATAAATGTTGCATGAGATCTGTGAAACATTTGTCTCATCTAATTTTAGGTCTGACTAGTCACCTTAGTATATCACCCCAAACACTAGCAGAACATAAACAGTCTGCTCAACCAACAGCAAGAACAGAacagatttaatttttttgggaGATTCGACATAACTACAACAGTTACCTAGCTAGCAATAGAAGaggtttctttaaaaaaattccCATGTCTAGAACTTGTCAGTGATAGATTGACTGTCCTCTGCTCAAACTTGTACAGTGAACATTGCGCTGTTTTTATACGATCTACGTGTTTTATACGATCTATACATTATTTGATTGACTAGGTTTGTAAAACGAGACGGCAGTTTAAATTATATTCGCAAAAGAATGTCGATGTGCCGGTAGGCTATTTTGTTGGCTATCAGGGTAGCTACTGTACTGACTATAGCCTTAAAGCTTATCACCAAACTTACATGTTACACCAAGCACTTTAGCCATCACTACAGTACTAAGACACATATGTCCTACAGAACTGACAATGTAGGACGTCTGCACTTCTGAAAGAATCCATAAAAACTGAACACACAGCATGCTTGCTTGCCGGTTAGAGAAAATCGCTGCAGCGGCCACTGCAATGCATTGGTTGAGGTGTCACTCAGATTCACAGGGCACAACAACCTAACTAGCTAGCCAAGCAAGCTATATTGCTAACACtactagctagcaaacgttagCTAGACAACTCAAAGGTTAACTTACATGTCACTATCGGCTTGTTTTCCATAGTGTAGATTATTGGCTTTTCTTCATGGGCCTCCATGGATTCCGAGAGTCAACATTAGTCCTCCATTTAAACGTGAACAATATCACTGGTGTTGTTACACTGTAAATGTCTGCTTACATCGAATTAGGGCCCTGTTTCCTATTCATTTCCTGTATCTCCTTGACACGATGACGACTACCGGTGTGTAGATGCCACTTTCACGGTTGCCACTACGTTCTGTATAACAGCTAACTGATTCCACAGCCACCAAGTCCGATTCCACACCCCACAGTCAGAATTCATAATCACTAAGAtgggaaacaaacatttttggtaTTCATTTCAGTTTAGGATGTTAGTTAGCATGTAGCAGTGTGGTTCAAGTTAAAGTTTCATTTGAAATGGtaagaataagaaaatagatgtatatttatttttaaattttccCGTTTATATCCCCCTCCAGTACAGGGAAGTTCAACATTAAGATGTGTCCTACGATGCACATTTCACAGGGCCATTCTGCTTATCACACTGCTTACTCAACAGGGAAGTGACAATGTAGGCTGTGTAGGCTTGGCTAATACCCGGTCACATGCGGGAGGTGAAGACATTCCTCAGCCAACAACCATGATTGTTTAGATGCCTACATATGAGTTGCTCCAGTGTAATGAGAAAAGATAGCCCTGTTTGACATCCAGAATGCCAtgttcaagattcaaacatctAGGTGCATCAGGAATTGTGACTTTGTGGATATAGAAGTTAATGACTAGTTTGCAAGCCAGTATACTTCATAGATGGAGTGTGTCTCAAAACAGGTGTTGAGAGAAGTGAGAGGATCTTGAACAGTCTGTTTGCATTGCTGCTTTCTGACTTTTAGTATTTAAACTAAGCTGGTTAGGCAGGTTAGGATAATGATAGATTGACTCATGCCAATGTGACCAAAGATGTTACTGAAACAGGAAACAACTTTGCAATGATTCATGTATGTAGAGCACAAATGAATGTGATATTTGCACACATTATAATGACAGTTCCACATGTGACATAGGCATAAGAGACATTTTAACATAATAAAGAAAAAGTTGTATAAACAATGACAACACTAACATGTTGATCTGTCCTGCGAAGCAGTGACTGAAACCACTGCGTACATTTTAAGTGATGGCTAATCTTAAATCTTAATCTTTATTTATGATTCACCACTGAGATATTTTGGACACATTCAAatgatgatatatatatatatatatatatatatatgtaatataccatggacacagttgaatgtattttatatttatatatgtataatatatattataatatattccgatatattatatatatcatCATTTGAATGTGTCCAAAATATCTCAGTGGTGAATCATAAATAAAGATTAAGATTTAAGATTAGCCATCACTTTAAAATTTACGCAGAGGTTTCAGTCACTGCTCCGCAGGACAGCTGCATTTTTGATGCCAGAATTCAGGATTCTAGTCATGGCATATCAACAGAGCCTAGGCGTCCCGCATAAATCTGCGGAAATTCTCTCGACGACTCCTTGTCTCGACGAAATTGCACCACgacgactccttgtggtaggttgggcACCTTCAATCTCAATTCCGGTTGTTTGCAAGGTATTGCTGGCCTTCCCAATCTATATGGTGaatcatttattaaaattaaaaatacaaattaacacTTACTAGCCAAATAAATTGCTTTAgttcgactttcaggtgcctaagacttttgtaGAGTACTATTTTGTAATCTTTAATGTTTCCCATACATGCCTAAAAACTATCCATTCATTTTTGCAAGAATGGTTCACCATAGCGATGTGTGAGCCTATTCTACATATACAAGCTGTTAACCAGATTTTCTTACGAATTGTCAGAGTGATAAATTACCATTTAATTTACCGAACCATCGAGTGGGCGGAGCTTGTGCCGTGAGCCCTATATTCACAATTCTTTTTTCCTATCCTGCTGTGTATGCATCTATGAACTACTAGCTCCGTAAACCAAATCTCTGAGAAATGTAAAATGGCTCAAGCAACCGAAACAAAAGTGGTGGCCTTGTGCAAGAAAGAAAAGGTAGATTTGATACTTTAACAGTatgtaaaacatgaataataataatagtttgCGCAACCGAGTAGCTTTGCGGCATATTATTGGCTAACAAAGCCAACGAACTAGCTAGCAAAAACAAGACTCAAATAAGTGTCCTCACACGAGGTTTGTACCAAGTTTTGTAACACCTTTCTCAGCAGATATAGTTGAAGAGTTTCTTTCAGCTAGATTTTCCAGACTAGTACCTACAAATATGCTACTTTTTGTCCGCTCACGGACAAGCTTGTTTTTGTTCGAATTGCTTGCAAGTGCTGTAATTTTCCTGAAATTGACATAGCAATTTCATTACTTGTCCACTAGATGtcagaatttctaaacaaatacaGATGTTCTTGCGGACATGGTTTCTTGTCGGGATCTACTGTATACAGTAATAAATGTACACGATTACAGAGATTGCACAGTCCTACACATATCAtccaaacatattttcaaacatGTCAAAAGCCATGCAAAAACCAAGTAAACCCAAAGttgtaacaaaatattttactgcAAATGACTTTCAGTGGCTATTGAATTTGTTCCAGAATGATAGCTTCGTCAAAGTCCGGAAAAGGGACTTGGAGAGATTGTCCACAGAGGTCATGCAGCTCCGTGACTTCTTACCCAAAGTAATGAACAGAGATCTAATTGAAATGCTGCAGAAAGCCCGTTCTGCTGAGAAAAGTAAGGAGCTTTTCATATAGGCAATCATTGGGGAGCAATTAGTCACAAGCCAAATGATTGGATACAACTCTTTACCAGTTTTTGTCATACATGAAGGCAGATGATGAATTACGTGAATGTTAGCGTTGTGCAATAGCCTAAACAGGGAAAtcctgtgtgttcatgtgtccCATGTGTATTTAGTGAAGGAACGCATTGGTCAAGAGCAGGAACAGCTGAAAATGGAGTGCCTGCACCTCCGCTCTCGCCTGGACGCAGCACAGAGCGAgtgtcagaaagagagagaggtgacagAAGATGAGGCACAAGAGAATGGGAGATTAGCTTATAGTGTGGTTAGGCTATAGACAGAGAAACCTCTTTCATTGAATCATTGTGTGTCAGAGCATATCCAGTCATGCCTTAATAAACCCCACCCAAGTGAGACGGCAGCTGGTTTACATGACACTTTCAATGTCAGTCTCACTCATGGTGTCCTCAGGAGAAGCTGTTTCTGAGAGAGCAGCTCTGGGAGAGTCGGGAGCGCCTGCAGCAGCAGGCTGAGTTCTGCACGGAGCTCGGGGCGGCCTCCTGCACCCTGCTGTGGAGCGCCTCCGGCAAAGAGGAGGCTGTCAGAGACATCCTGGTCGAAGTGAGCGGCAGCAACCATTAGTGTACCAATCACTCCCCCAGGAGTCCTGACCAGAATGAGCCTTCAGGCCTGGACCACTGGCGTAGCGAtcggggggggggcagggggtgtGGCTGCACCAGGGCCcgcggtgggtgggggggccTGTGCTTGGTGtctgtaatatatatattttatttttatttgatagcatgtttttctgtgtggTTTTCACAGTCGGGTGCTGGCTGTGAGGTTAATCTAGGCCATGATCGGCTTTACGTGCGTATATACCGCCTCGTCATTTTTCATCCTGGGGGGGGACTcctgtaaggacagcttgcaccctgGCTCATTGTCACTGGCTCATTGTCACCAGTGGCCTCGACCCAATGATATCTAAAATGATTGGCTAGGATGGCCCTTTGATAGGCCTGGTAGAATTTTAACTGTTGTGTCTTTAtcactttgaaatgtttcactcaGACCTACAGAATTGAATCGGCTTCAACCCCTTCTTGCCCACTGCTGACTTGGCCTCATTAATCCCGTTGTAGGGTAACCTTCAGTCCTTCCTGAGCATGGCAGGCCAGATACTGGAGAGCTATGTCAAGTCTTTAGACGGGGAGGCCAGGGCCGAGCAGCAAGACTCCAACTCCCATGAGCAGCAGTTTGTCCTGGCACTGGCCGGAGTTGTGACCAGTAAGTGGGAGCCATCATGGCATGCTCTTATAAAAGTATTTCATAACCACCATTTCTAATTATGTGATAAGAAAATGCCTCCCTAAATCATACTAGTCTATACTGTGTTGTAGACAATGTGATAAGCCTACTTAGGTTTACTCAGCTTTGAGACCTTTAGATGTCCAATCAATGACCTCTGTTCTGTGCGATTGTCCACTCAGACGTGGCCGCTGTGACGTGTGGGCGGGATTACCTGTCCGGCTCCGCCCATGTCCTCCTTGACACCCTGATTCAACTGCTGGAGCTCCTGAAGCCCGGAGTCTGCCCCAAACTCAAAGTGTAAGGCCTTTTAatgacacacatatacactcacacacattcttcCCAGCAGCTGTGTCAGTAaatccagaacacacacacacactcaaatgtatGATACTGCGGTAACACTCCTGGCTCTAAACACATAATCGGCTCCCCGTCTGAGACCCAGGGTTCTATAGGCTCTGTACACAAGcatatggacgaacttccgctttagccagatgtcggcatgtcattttccggtttacttaaggcgatcacccgcgtcgcccaaaatttcagtttttagtagatgtctccaagacctgcctaaaataagcattagtgatgtccatcaaattgttgatgcctggtcccctgctccaacaagcaagcggaacaagggattcaaactctacgtatcgagttatctgcacagcTACGaaggtaagtagtttactgtggtgtaagctagttagagacgtgttcctttttagtgtagtattaggcaggaaaatagaacgcataaaaattcaccctagcctcaaaaacggcaaaagaacgctggctgagctggaacgctggctgagctggaacgctagcgcgtccctatagcaagtgaattgaaacgaaccttcgttcagcctcttcaacctaaatgaagcttaaaattccatagcctcaaaaaagcaccaaaacaggtctcctcttttactactgtaacctcatttcacaacgaaactgaaaaagaacaactggcataggaattaaacatctggtcctatatggtattaattgcgcttaaacctgcgttacatggaagtatataaaaaatcgccttttcttactatttctagtctagcgtttgaagtcattgaatggcgcaagccatattctattaaaaagaggacattctcctgattaaaatgatgtacgttatatttcttttttttccgtacaacagcatcactcatcttgttgtgagtttaggtgtttactaatgcggatgagtattagtaagtaaaccggaaactgcaatgcagattTCTAGAcaggaagttcctcactacgctggtgcacagagtctatacCCATCTGTGCCCTTCATCActgtctcctcttctcctgtctCCCTATGATTTCAactgtcaataaaagccttggaaaaacagtaacaatatgcaaggagagtgtgtgtctaCTCTTAAAAAAGAAATAGTTGTGTTAATTGTAGTTTCTCAGCAGTGGAATGGCTGGTTATTGTAGTTTCTTAGCAGGGGAATCGATGGTCATTGTAGTTCTTCTGTGTTACAGCTTGATGCTGATGGCTCTGTATAATGTTAGTATCAATGTAAAGGGACTGAAATATATCAGCGAGTTTCCAGGACTACCTTCACTTATCTGGACCCTTTTGGCAGGTAAGAAGTTGGGGCAGGGACTTTTCTGT contains:
- the hsf2bp gene encoding heat shock factor 2-binding protein isoform X1, with protein sequence MAQATETKVVALCKKEKNDSFVKVRKRDLERLSTEVMQLRDFLPKVMNRDLIEMLQKARSAEKMKERIGQEQEQLKMECLHLRSRLDAAQSECQKERESHSWCPQEKLFLREQLWESRERLQQQAEFCTELGAASCTLLWSASGKEEAVRDILVEGNLQSFLSMAGQILESYVKSLDGEARAEQQDSNSHEQQFVLALAGVVTNVAAVTCGRDYLSGSAHVLLDTLIQLLELLKPGVCPKLKVLMLMALYNVSINVKGLKYISEFPGLPSLIWTLLADGDNEVCLHALRLLQSLLLDEGAVALVPLLDDTLLPLERIRMLATSSRHPALRQTARETLEDLGSLRASCLDPIGTTFDQVKNTLSPKSNTQR
- the hsf2bp gene encoding heat shock factor 2-binding protein isoform X2 — its product is MAQATETKVVALCKKEKNDSFVKVRKRDLERLSTEVMQLRDFLPKVMNRDLIEMLQKARSAEKMKERIGQEQEQLKMECLHLRSRLDAAQSECQKEREEKLFLREQLWESRERLQQQAEFCTELGAASCTLLWSASGKEEAVRDILVEGNLQSFLSMAGQILESYVKSLDGEARAEQQDSNSHEQQFVLALAGVVTNVAAVTCGRDYLSGSAHVLLDTLIQLLELLKPGVCPKLKVLMLMALYNVSINVKGLKYISEFPGLPSLIWTLLADGDNEVCLHALRLLQSLLLDEGAVALVPLLDDTLLPLERIRMLATSSRHPALRQTARETLEDLGSLRASCLDPIGTTFDQVKNTLSPKSNTQR
- the hsf2bp gene encoding heat shock factor 2-binding protein isoform X3, yielding MQLRDFLPKVMNRDLIEMLQKARSAEKMKERIGQEQEQLKMECLHLRSRLDAAQSECQKERESHSWCPQEKLFLREQLWESRERLQQQAEFCTELGAASCTLLWSASGKEEAVRDILVEGNLQSFLSMAGQILESYVKSLDGEARAEQQDSNSHEQQFVLALAGVVTNVAAVTCGRDYLSGSAHVLLDTLIQLLELLKPGVCPKLKVLMLMALYNVSINVKGLKYISEFPGLPSLIWTLLADGDNEVCLHALRLLQSLLLDEGAVALVPLLDDTLLPLERIRMLATSSRHPALRQTARETLEDLGSLRASCLDPIGTTFDQVKNTLSPKSNTQR